The Sorangiineae bacterium MSr11367 genome window below encodes:
- a CDS encoding serine/threonine protein kinase → MFKAVGRSECLDENELLAFFDAAAKGRPDAKRHAHLDVCAECRLLVAEFARSAADDSIPVVDELAPAFDGRPRWRGSLVGRYRLERFIGEGGLGFVWAASDAQGHEAFALKFLKPCEPDLARRLLREGRVTAALSHPNIVRVHEVFEAPGFPPAIVMDLLDGESLGARLRREGALPLGVTAAMLLAIAEALRAAHARGVVHRDLKPDNVFLTGASVKVLDFGFAKLTAMEGGFAATDRLTRTGQAVGTPSYMAPEQIFAEATVDARADVWSLGVMAFECLAGRKPIESRSMGPLLQAIAKGDLPRLDTHVAGLPSAVTDLVSRMLSTERSKRPSLEEIARALAPFASPDGGK, encoded by the coding sequence ATGCCTCGACGAAAATGAGCTACTGGCCTTTTTCGACGCCGCCGCCAAAGGCCGCCCCGATGCAAAGCGCCACGCTCACCTCGATGTATGTGCCGAGTGTCGCCTCCTGGTGGCCGAGTTTGCTCGCAGCGCCGCGGACGATTCGATCCCCGTGGTCGATGAGCTCGCACCTGCCTTCGACGGCCGCCCGCGTTGGCGTGGCAGTTTGGTGGGGCGCTACCGCCTCGAGCGATTCATCGGAGAAGGCGGCCTTGGCTTCGTGTGGGCGGCATCGGACGCCCAAGGTCACGAGGCCTTCGCGCTGAAATTCTTGAAGCCATGCGAGCCCGATCTCGCGAGGCGGCTTTTGCGCGAAGGCCGGGTCACCGCGGCGCTTTCGCATCCGAACATCGTTCGCGTCCACGAAGTGTTCGAGGCGCCGGGATTTCCACCGGCCATCGTCATGGATTTGCTCGATGGCGAATCGCTGGGCGCGCGCTTGCGGCGCGAGGGAGCGCTGCCTCTCGGTGTGACTGCCGCGATGCTGTTGGCGATTGCCGAGGCGCTTCGGGCCGCGCATGCCCGCGGCGTGGTGCATCGCGATCTGAAGCCCGACAATGTCTTTCTCACCGGCGCATCGGTGAAGGTGCTCGATTTCGGGTTCGCCAAGCTTACCGCGATGGAGGGCGGATTCGCTGCCACCGATCGCCTCACGCGCACCGGGCAGGCCGTGGGGACGCCGAGCTACATGGCGCCGGAGCAGATCTTCGCCGAGGCCACCGTGGATGCACGGGCCGACGTCTGGTCGCTCGGGGTCATGGCCTTCGAGTGCCTTGCGGGGCGCAAGCCCATCGAAAGCCGCTCGATGGGCCCGCTCCTGCAGGCCATCGCGAAAGGCGATCTTCCGCGGCTCGATACGCACGTCGCCGGCCTGCCTTCGGCGGTGACGGATTTGGTGTCGCGCATGCTGTCGACCGAGCGGTCCAAGCGCCCTTCGCTCGAAGAGATCGCGCGTGCGCTCGCACCCTTTGCGTCGCCGGATGGTGGAAAATAA
- a CDS encoding serine/threonine protein kinase, translating into MNALAAGTVVDGRFVLEGLLGEGGMGTVWSARHAIIQRPVALKFLKRKDDDCVKRFLREARIVSGLAHPNIVHIHDVMTLDDGSPIMVMDHLVGESLASRLARQRTLGVREASAIVLQVVEGVAAAHQHGVVHRDLKPENIFLVGESRSDVRVLDFGIAKLVPPEGEALLTSGLTTTGALLGTPHYMAPEQVFGEKGMDHRVDIWALGVILYECLAGRRPIDGPNLGQVLKGITMGEIEPLSRVREDVPDALAAMVHRMLSRDKDARPNSLREVASILAPFAAGEVAPRHASKAPRIIAAAAGIVALGTMFFGVRMFVSSEKTGPEPPRPSESVAPVAVVPAEVEVPDAASSAPPAVADGGVPPSPRAPSRAKRVVTEAPPPASASSHKPEPTARPPGGVFDESPYR; encoded by the coding sequence GTGAACGCGCTTGCCGCCGGCACCGTCGTCGATGGTCGGTTCGTGCTCGAGGGGCTTCTCGGTGAGGGTGGGATGGGCACGGTTTGGTCCGCGCGCCACGCGATCATCCAGAGGCCGGTCGCGCTCAAGTTTCTCAAGCGCAAGGACGACGACTGCGTGAAGCGCTTCCTGCGCGAGGCGCGGATCGTCTCGGGCCTGGCGCATCCGAACATCGTGCACATCCACGACGTGATGACGCTCGACGACGGCAGCCCGATCATGGTGATGGATCACCTCGTCGGCGAATCGTTGGCAAGCCGCCTCGCGCGCCAGCGCACCCTCGGTGTGCGCGAGGCCTCGGCCATCGTGCTGCAGGTGGTCGAAGGGGTTGCGGCCGCGCACCAGCATGGTGTGGTGCACCGCGATCTGAAGCCGGAGAACATCTTTCTCGTGGGCGAATCGAGAAGCGACGTGCGCGTGCTCGACTTTGGAATCGCCAAGCTCGTTCCGCCGGAAGGCGAGGCCTTGCTGACCTCGGGCCTCACGACCACCGGTGCACTCTTGGGAACGCCGCACTACATGGCCCCCGAGCAGGTCTTCGGCGAAAAGGGCATGGATCATCGCGTGGACATCTGGGCCCTGGGCGTGATCCTCTACGAGTGCCTTGCCGGGCGCCGTCCGATCGATGGCCCCAATCTGGGGCAAGTGCTCAAAGGCATCACCATGGGCGAAATCGAGCCCTTGTCCCGCGTGCGCGAGGACGTGCCGGACGCGCTCGCCGCCATGGTGCACCGCATGCTTTCGCGCGATAAGGATGCACGGCCCAACAGCCTTCGCGAGGTGGCCTCGATCCTCGCCCCCTTTGCGGCCGGCGAGGTCGCGCCGAGGCACGCATCGAAGGCCCCGAGAATCATCGCCGCGGCGGCGGGAATCGTCGCATTGGGCACGATGTTTTTCGGAGTCCGCATGTTCGTTTCGAGCGAAAAGACCGGCCCCGAGCCGCCGCGCCCCTCCGAGTCCGTCGCCCCCGTGGCGGTGGTGCCCGCGGAAGTCGAAGTCCCCGATGCCGCATCCTCCGCGCCGCCCGCCGTGGCCGATGGCGGCGTGCCTCCGAGTCCGCGCGCCCCGTCCCGCGCCAAGCGTGTCGTGACGGAAGCACCCCCGCCGGCATCCGCGTCGAGCCACAAACCCGAGCCCACGGCGCGGCCGCCCGGAGGAGTCTTCGATGAATCTCCGTATCGGTAG
- a CDS encoding PEGA domain-containing protein encodes MNLRIGSAVLFAVLVGISTAHAEEPTPRVPEADEAFAQGMALVRSAHWAEALVAFERANELQPHAVTTHNIGACERAMGHYTRAHRAFARALAQNDAAGGTALRPDRLLETKAFLAEMDRLLVRLRLDVTPSGSRVTVDGRPLDRVRVEADEYMAGVRPPGLGDESPHGAFVVLLDPGVHLLVFSRPGFEDALVHRTLAAGQSLSQRIELTEMPAQIHVSSNRPGAIVRVGGRDVGPTPVDVRRPAGSYLVTVERDGFERYEARINVRAGQEADLHATLVERSPTIFQRWWFWTGAAVVVTGAAVATYALTRGDRPEVGGGTIGWGAVVP; translated from the coding sequence ATGAATCTCCGTATCGGTAGCGCGGTGCTCTTCGCGGTGCTCGTTGGCATATCCACGGCGCACGCGGAGGAGCCCACGCCGCGCGTGCCCGAGGCGGATGAAGCCTTTGCCCAAGGCATGGCGCTGGTTCGAAGTGCCCATTGGGCCGAAGCGCTCGTGGCGTTCGAACGCGCGAACGAGCTGCAACCGCATGCGGTCACGACGCACAACATCGGGGCGTGCGAGCGCGCCATGGGGCACTACACGCGCGCCCATCGTGCCTTTGCGCGCGCGCTTGCTCAGAACGATGCCGCGGGTGGCACTGCGCTTCGCCCGGATCGGCTCCTCGAGACCAAGGCCTTCCTCGCCGAGATGGATCGGCTGCTGGTGCGTCTCCGGTTGGACGTCACGCCGTCCGGCTCCCGCGTCACCGTCGACGGCCGCCCGCTCGATCGCGTGCGCGTCGAGGCCGACGAGTACATGGCCGGCGTTCGTCCGCCCGGCTTGGGCGATGAGAGCCCGCACGGGGCGTTCGTCGTGTTGCTCGATCCGGGGGTGCACCTGCTGGTGTTTTCGCGACCCGGGTTCGAAGATGCATTGGTCCACCGCACCCTGGCCGCCGGCCAAAGCCTTTCGCAGCGCATCGAGCTGACCGAGATGCCTGCGCAGATTCACGTTTCGTCGAACCGGCCCGGTGCCATCGTGCGCGTGGGCGGAAGGGATGTGGGGCCCACGCCGGTCGACGTGCGCCGCCCCGCCGGCAGCTATTTGGTGACCGTCGAACGCGATGGGTTCGAGCGGTACGAGGCACGGATCAACGTGAGGGCCGGTCAAGAGGCCGACCTTCATGCCACCTTGGTGGAGCGCAGTCCGACCATCTTCCAGCGGTGGTGGTTCTGGACCGGTGCTGCCGTCGTGGTGACCGGTGCTGCCGTCGCCACCTACGCCCTCACGCGGGGTGACCGACCCGAGGTGGGTGGGGGAACCATCGGCTGGGGCGCCGTCGTTCCGTGA
- a CDS encoding formylglycine-generating enzyme family protein, translating into MVFHIDTDAPLNPPPDASFDPMRTPGLFDKLVIQLYSPLSDTPCGTCTYERSVDEDLFARGATMTVRGNVDRARVRLFRSVDRQNDDISLDTTLEMVVRLPRPPAEGAVHASIELGTESVGNPVGKLDAPAPVTLGAPSRSRVGTWGQARRTPCKEAPREGEVCIPGGAYFMGSKDRPDVKLDPYPLRQRLVVLSPFYLDSREVTQRAIADWLTRTHRESKDVLVTWSATSPFCTFQQPNEELPINCISKDAALEYCRSRGGTLPSEAEFEYAMSALTALPYVWGSESPDCEWAVWDRGTGCGAPSSTGPFPWANTPERVGRDDLTVPTGGHVYDLVGNLSEMALDVASVEDDRCWSAPNSNVYINPVCTQPSADPELPPRSSMVRGGSFSSDLAVYLRASHRGVRALDVTPPRIDIGFRCARH; encoded by the coding sequence GTGGTTTTCCACATCGATACGGACGCGCCGCTGAACCCTCCGCCCGATGCCTCGTTCGACCCGATGCGAACACCGGGCTTGTTCGACAAGCTCGTCATCCAGCTCTATTCGCCCCTCAGCGACACGCCGTGCGGCACGTGCACGTATGAACGCAGCGTCGACGAGGACCTTTTTGCGCGCGGCGCGACCATGACCGTTCGTGGCAACGTCGATCGCGCCCGCGTTCGTCTCTTCCGCTCTGTCGACCGCCAAAACGACGACATCTCGCTCGACACAACCCTCGAGATGGTGGTCCGCCTGCCTCGGCCCCCGGCGGAGGGCGCCGTGCACGCGAGCATCGAGCTGGGGACGGAGAGCGTGGGGAATCCCGTTGGGAAGTTGGATGCCCCTGCCCCCGTCACCTTGGGAGCGCCCAGCCGCTCGCGCGTCGGAACCTGGGGGCAGGCGCGCCGCACGCCGTGCAAAGAGGCGCCGCGAGAGGGGGAGGTGTGCATTCCGGGCGGCGCGTATTTCATGGGCAGCAAAGACCGGCCGGACGTCAAGTTGGACCCTTACCCGTTGCGTCAACGGCTTGTCGTGCTGTCGCCCTTCTATCTCGATAGCCGCGAGGTGACTCAACGCGCGATCGCCGATTGGCTCACCCGCACCCATCGCGAATCCAAAGATGTATTGGTGACTTGGAGTGCGACGAGCCCCTTTTGCACGTTCCAGCAACCGAACGAGGAACTGCCGATCAACTGCATCAGCAAAGATGCCGCACTCGAATACTGTCGGTCGCGAGGAGGCACCCTTCCCAGCGAGGCGGAGTTCGAATATGCGATGAGCGCCCTCACGGCGCTGCCGTACGTATGGGGGAGCGAGTCGCCGGATTGCGAATGGGCGGTGTGGGATCGTGGGACGGGCTGCGGGGCGCCTTCGAGCACCGGACCATTCCCGTGGGCCAATACTCCGGAGCGGGTTGGTCGCGACGATCTCACAGTGCCCACGGGCGGCCATGTGTACGATCTCGTCGGCAATCTCTCTGAAATGGCATTGGACGTTGCCAGCGTCGAAGACGACCGTTGCTGGTCCGCTCCCAACAGCAACGTGTACATCAATCCGGTGTGTACCCAACCGAGCGCGGATCCTGAACTCCCGCCGCGATCGAGCATGGTGCGAGGCGGAAGCTTTTCCTCTGATTTGGCAGTGTATTTGCGCGCCTCGCACCGAGGGGTGCGCGCATTGGATGTCACGCCGCCCCGAATCGACATTGGCTTCCGCTGCGCGCGTCATTAA
- a CDS encoding FAD-dependent oxidoreductase produces the protein MARTDLFGRVARAMRTAIWLERRGVRREAGQLEMGRRQLLQTFGLAAGVATLGAALPACATGDGHEDGASEPGSQPSAVSASEPVVVVGAGLAGLTAAYRLAQRGRRVRVFDANNRVGGRTFTLRNEFDTKVEMGGEFIDTGHVAIQRLAGELGLHLVDLTEATSSLERERYFLRGERYTEAQIVEWFRPIARQLDEDYAAQGPNIASYDSNNEVQRRLDRTSIEEWFDRHRFHGPARAIIELAYIGEYGRETCEQSYLNLLYLISSEAPPLELFGDSDERFTVREGNDAIATSLAARLPEPVTLEHRLVALRSKSDGRVEVVLEERGRRVLETADHVVVAIPFTQLRKCEIAGVAVTSAQRRAIDILNYGTNGKLMLGMSSRPWVADGASGASTTDVAYQQSWDSSRGYPTEGAAMTCFSGGKLGLALGEGRIRDQAARSLAQLDRIFPGSAAAYDGKSVRMAWGTARHFEGSYACYAPGDWTRISGAEKLRFGNIHVAGEHTSTDFQGFMEGAVESGERAAAEVLAGRADA, from the coding sequence ATGGCACGAACGGATCTTTTTGGCAGGGTGGCGCGTGCAATGCGCACGGCCATATGGCTCGAACGGCGTGGCGTTCGCCGCGAAGCCGGCCAGCTCGAGATGGGCCGCCGGCAGCTTCTGCAGACCTTCGGCCTCGCCGCGGGGGTCGCGACCCTCGGCGCCGCCCTACCTGCGTGCGCAACGGGGGACGGGCACGAAGATGGCGCCTCCGAACCAGGATCGCAGCCGTCGGCCGTCTCCGCATCGGAGCCAGTGGTCGTCGTTGGTGCAGGCCTCGCCGGCCTCACCGCCGCCTACCGCCTGGCGCAACGCGGACGCCGCGTTCGCGTGTTCGATGCGAACAACCGCGTCGGAGGACGCACCTTCACCCTGCGCAACGAATTCGACACCAAAGTGGAAATGGGCGGCGAATTCATCGATACGGGCCACGTGGCCATCCAGCGCCTTGCCGGCGAACTCGGATTGCACCTCGTGGACTTGACGGAGGCCACGTCCTCCCTCGAGCGCGAACGCTATTTTCTGCGCGGTGAGCGCTACACCGAGGCGCAAATCGTCGAATGGTTCCGCCCGATCGCGCGGCAGCTGGACGAGGACTACGCGGCGCAAGGTCCGAACATCGCATCCTATGACTCGAACAACGAAGTTCAACGGCGGCTCGATCGCACGAGCATCGAGGAATGGTTCGATCGACACCGCTTTCATGGGCCGGCGCGCGCCATCATCGAACTTGCGTACATCGGCGAATATGGCCGCGAAACCTGCGAGCAGAGCTATCTCAACTTGCTCTACCTCATTTCCTCGGAGGCGCCCCCGCTGGAGTTGTTCGGCGACAGCGACGAGCGCTTCACCGTAAGAGAGGGGAACGACGCCATCGCGACATCCCTGGCCGCGCGCCTGCCCGAGCCGGTCACCCTCGAGCATCGCCTCGTCGCCCTTCGCAGCAAGAGCGACGGTCGGGTCGAGGTCGTCCTCGAGGAACGAGGGCGCCGCGTGCTCGAGACGGCGGACCACGTCGTGGTGGCCATTCCCTTCACGCAACTCCGCAAATGCGAAATCGCCGGCGTGGCAGTGACCAGCGCGCAACGGCGCGCCATTGATATATTGAATTACGGGACGAATGGCAAATTGATGCTCGGGATGTCCTCCCGCCCTTGGGTGGCGGACGGCGCGTCCGGCGCCTCGACGACCGACGTCGCGTATCAGCAGAGTTGGGATTCGTCGCGCGGCTATCCCACGGAGGGTGCGGCCATGACCTGCTTCTCGGGCGGCAAGTTGGGGCTGGCCCTTGGCGAAGGTCGCATTCGAGACCAGGCTGCACGGTCTCTCGCGCAGCTCGATCGCATCTTTCCCGGATCCGCGGCGGCCTACGACGGAAAATCCGTGCGCATGGCCTGGGGCACGGCGCGCCATTTCGAGGGAAGCTACGCGTGCTATGCCCCCGGCGATTGGACCCGGATCTCCGGCGCGGAGAAACTCCGGTTCGGAAATATCCACGTGGCTGGCGAACACACCAGCACCGACTTTCAGGGCTTCATGGAGGGCGCCGTCGAATCGGGCGAACGCGCCGCCGCCGAGGTCCTCGCGGGGCGCGCCGACGCGTGA
- a CDS encoding 1-acyl-sn-glycerol-3-phosphate acyltransferase, with protein MKIRDAALGIYTHMEFGACVTAFLPIIAASHFRHRHDPTLRMPARWAQRVGRASSALTPLWDFTIEGNGPPDISNKPYVVVANHESQADPFLLSCLPWDMRWVVKEELFKIPVVGWAMSLGGEIPLRRGDGHSVRTMLAECERAIEAGISVMIFPEGTLTKSRDTLAFRDGAFDLAIRTKAPVLPVVVAGTDSMLPRHSFWIGRGRAAARILPPIPTAHMTAGDIGTLRDGTRDAMMAALADLRPRYAVPRDHASARPARTSAAARSPDSTAPSMKP; from the coding sequence ATGAAGATCCGGGATGCGGCTCTGGGGATTTACACGCACATGGAGTTCGGCGCCTGCGTGACGGCTTTCTTGCCGATCATCGCGGCTTCGCACTTTCGCCATCGCCACGATCCGACGCTGCGGATGCCCGCACGCTGGGCCCAGCGCGTTGGACGAGCGTCGAGTGCGCTGACGCCGTTATGGGACTTCACCATCGAAGGAAATGGGCCTCCGGATATTTCGAACAAGCCGTACGTGGTGGTGGCCAATCACGAGTCGCAGGCCGATCCGTTTCTGCTGTCCTGCCTCCCTTGGGACATGCGCTGGGTGGTCAAAGAAGAGTTGTTCAAGATCCCGGTGGTGGGTTGGGCGATGAGCTTGGGCGGGGAGATTCCGCTGCGTCGTGGCGACGGCCATAGCGTGCGCACCATGCTCGCGGAGTGCGAGCGTGCCATCGAGGCGGGGATATCGGTCATGATCTTTCCCGAGGGGACGCTGACCAAAAGCCGAGATACCCTCGCCTTTCGCGACGGCGCGTTCGATTTGGCCATCCGCACGAAGGCCCCCGTGCTGCCCGTCGTCGTCGCCGGTACCGATTCCATGCTCCCGCGGCACTCGTTCTGGATCGGCCGTGGCCGCGCCGCGGCGCGCATTCTTCCGCCCATTCCCACCGCCCATATGACGGCCGGTGACATCGGCACGCTGCGTGACGGTACGCGCGATGCCATGATGGCCGCGCTCGCGGATTTACGACCGCGGTACGCGGTACCGCGGGATCACGCGTCGGCGCGCCCCGCGAGGACCTCGGCGGCGGCGCGTTCGCCCGATTCGACGGCGCCCTCCATGAAGCCCTGA
- a CDS encoding nuclear transport factor 2 family protein, with protein MDILRTSVAAAAVWATSSVMAPAHAATPAEQAVLAPFRAVLDGIGKRDKALVRAQLLPGGTTTFIRNGQVVQHTFDAFVEKLPSTGTSRIEERIYDPLVRIDDDIAVIWAAYDFLIDGKVDHCGTDIATLVRRDGRWLISTISDNSRKTCPARPTP; from the coding sequence ATGGACATTCTTCGTACCTCGGTGGCTGCCGCGGCAGTTTGGGCGACGTCGTCGGTCATGGCACCCGCGCATGCAGCGACGCCCGCCGAGCAGGCGGTGTTGGCCCCTTTTCGCGCGGTGCTCGACGGCATCGGCAAGCGCGACAAAGCTTTGGTGCGCGCGCAGCTTTTGCCCGGGGGGACGACCACGTTCATCCGGAATGGGCAGGTCGTTCAACATACCTTCGATGCCTTCGTCGAGAAGCTGCCCTCCACTGGCACTTCCCGCATCGAAGAGCGCATTTACGATCCCTTGGTTCGCATCGATGACGACATCGCCGTCATCTGGGCCGCGTACGACTTTCTCATCGACGGCAAAGTCGATCACTGCGGGACCGACATTGCAACCCTCGTTCGACGCGACGGCCGGTGGCTCATCTCGACCATCTCCGACAACAGCCGCAAAACCTGCCCAGCCCGCCCAACGCCGTAG
- a CDS encoding VOC family protein has product MPTIEPHQHTHPAVVRYQVTDIDRAATFYLQHLGFELEHKAGSAFASVVRGNLRLLLSGPGSSGSRPMPDGRQQEPGGWNRIVIMVDDLTACIGTLETAGVRFTNRVETGPGGKQIQIQDPDGNAIELHEPVKKDA; this is encoded by the coding sequence ATGCCAACCATTGAACCCCACCAACACACGCACCCGGCTGTGGTCCGGTACCAAGTGACGGACATCGATCGGGCAGCCACATTTTACCTCCAGCATCTCGGCTTCGAGCTCGAGCACAAGGCGGGATCCGCCTTTGCCAGCGTCGTACGAGGAAACCTGAGACTCCTCCTAAGCGGCCCAGGCAGCTCGGGCTCGCGTCCCATGCCGGATGGCCGCCAACAGGAACCCGGCGGCTGGAATCGAATCGTCATCATGGTCGACGATTTGACCGCGTGCATCGGCACCCTCGAGACCGCGGGGGTCCGCTTCACGAATCGGGTCGAAACAGGCCCGGGCGGCAAGCAGATTCAAATCCAAGATCCCGACGGCAATGCCATCGAGCTCCACGAGCCGGTAAAAAAAGACGCGTAG
- a CDS encoding helix-turn-helix domain-containing protein produces MLYLSHVPSPPLCEFVANLWLLSDAPPHQRERIVPSGTLELVINLQDDEIRIYDRVPGNPCARYSGMLVSGAYGRFFVIDTAEHALMMGVHFRPGGAFPFLGMPAKELADAHVEGGDLWGSWASELRERLCSATTHAQRFRLLEGALRARALDSRPRRPEVRFGVETFQRPRARVRDVAAHVGLSHRHFNELFANEVGTTPKLFYRIQRFQRTIEEARRNVAPDWARLARECGYFDQSHMIADFLAFSGLSPVDYVLRQTAQVKENHVALA; encoded by the coding sequence ATGCTCTACCTGTCCCACGTACCGTCGCCGCCGCTGTGCGAGTTCGTGGCCAACCTCTGGCTTCTCAGCGACGCGCCGCCCCATCAGAGAGAGCGCATCGTTCCCAGCGGCACCCTCGAGCTCGTGATCAATCTGCAGGACGACGAGATTCGAATTTATGATCGCGTCCCGGGAAACCCGTGCGCCCGCTACTCCGGGATGCTCGTATCGGGTGCTTACGGCCGCTTCTTCGTCATCGACACGGCCGAGCATGCATTGATGATGGGCGTGCACTTCCGCCCGGGTGGAGCATTCCCATTCTTGGGCATGCCCGCGAAGGAGCTTGCCGATGCGCACGTCGAGGGCGGGGATCTATGGGGATCATGGGCCTCGGAATTGCGTGAACGGCTTTGCAGCGCCACGACGCACGCCCAACGTTTCCGGCTTCTCGAGGGTGCGCTGCGCGCCCGCGCACTGGATTCACGGCCCCGTCGTCCCGAAGTACGCTTTGGCGTGGAGACCTTTCAGCGGCCCCGTGCCCGAGTCCGCGACGTCGCTGCGCACGTCGGGTTGAGCCATCGCCACTTCAACGAGCTCTTTGCCAACGAAGTCGGCACGACGCCAAAGCTCTTCTATCGCATTCAACGTTTCCAACGCACGATCGAGGAAGCACGACGGAACGTGGCGCCGGACTGGGCGCGGCTGGCGCGCGAATGTGGCTATTTCGATCAGTCGCACATGATCGCGGATTTTCTGGCGTTCTCTGGCCTGTCCCCGGTCGACTACGTGCTCCGCCAAACGGCGCAGGTAAAGGAAAACCACGTCGCGCTTGCCTAA
- a CDS encoding glycoside hydrolase family 5 protein, translating into MTFERTRHLVLGGTRFLLGGFVMALAACAVDGSSPREEPALDTGATGSQSSPLALSMLHTQNRNIVNASGTVVPLRGFNLGGWLVFEKWMTPMDSGSLGDSYGVLQQLDNRFGVATEQSLIKSYQQAWLTTSDLDNIRNAGYNTVRVPVWYGNFYPLNNISNGGWRSDAFEMLDWVVNNAGSRGLYVIIDMHGAVGGQSTADHTGRSNQNQYWANDNNKGNTSWMWWQIANHFKGNGTVAGYDLLNEPTGGPSTQAVWDAYRSLYSTIRSVDPDHMIFIEGTFGNWNWSMLPPPSQYGWTNVVYEMHEYQFNGTEAQVRAGTDRQVADFNNHASWNVPGYIGEFNCFEYPAAWTYTKNAYNNSGLSWTMWSYKSTNALNPTSWGWYGPTSWKTTPNIGSNSADAIRSAWQQWQTGTAFAKNTRIGL; encoded by the coding sequence ATGACATTCGAGCGAACACGCCATCTCGTTTTGGGCGGCACGCGGTTCTTGCTGGGTGGATTCGTGATGGCACTCGCAGCTTGCGCCGTCGACGGTTCGAGTCCGCGCGAAGAACCAGCTTTGGACACCGGGGCGACGGGCAGTCAGTCCTCCCCGCTCGCACTGAGCATGCTCCACACGCAGAATCGCAACATCGTCAATGCCAGCGGCACGGTCGTGCCCTTGCGGGGATTCAACCTTGGCGGGTGGCTGGTGTTCGAGAAGTGGATGACGCCGATGGATAGCGGAAGCCTCGGCGACAGCTATGGCGTTCTCCAACAACTCGATAACCGCTTTGGCGTGGCCACCGAGCAAAGCCTCATCAAATCCTATCAGCAGGCCTGGCTCACCACGTCGGATCTCGACAACATTCGGAACGCTGGCTACAACACCGTGCGCGTGCCGGTCTGGTATGGCAATTTCTATCCGCTCAACAACATCTCCAACGGCGGTTGGCGCTCCGACGCCTTCGAGATGCTCGATTGGGTGGTGAACAACGCGGGCTCGCGCGGTCTCTATGTCATCATCGACATGCATGGTGCCGTCGGCGGGCAAAGCACGGCCGACCACACCGGTCGCTCGAACCAGAATCAGTATTGGGCGAACGACAACAACAAGGGAAATACATCTTGGATGTGGTGGCAAATTGCCAACCACTTCAAGGGAAATGGCACGGTCGCCGGCTACGATTTGCTCAACGAACCCACCGGCGGCCCGAGCACGCAGGCCGTCTGGGATGCCTACCGGAGCCTCTATTCCACGATCCGCTCGGTGGATCCCGACCATATGATTTTCATCGAGGGCACGTTCGGCAATTGGAATTGGAGCATGCTCCCGCCGCCCTCGCAGTATGGCTGGACCAACGTGGTCTACGAGATGCACGAATATCAGTTCAACGGCACCGAAGCGCAGGTGCGGGCAGGTACGGATCGGCAAGTGGCCGACTTCAACAACCACGCATCCTGGAACGTGCCCGGCTACATCGGGGAGTTCAACTGTTTCGAATACCCCGCCGCGTGGACCTATACGAAGAATGCGTACAACAACTCCGGGCTGAGTTGGACCATGTGGTCCTACAAATCGACGAATGCCCTGAACCCCACGAGTTGGGGATGGTACGGCCCGACGTCCTGGAAGACCACGCCCAACATCGGCTCCAACTCGGCCGACGCCATCCGCAGTGCCTGGCAGCAGTGGCAAACAGGCACCGCGTTCGCGAAAAATACGAGAATCGGCTTGTAA